From Moraxella sp. K1664, one genomic window encodes:
- a CDS encoding NF038104 family lipoprotein, translating into MKKLSIILTLTLSTLILQGCVHKVVTTPAKVAYKTTKGVVKGTAKVVGAVILDGDKKDSKDDD; encoded by the coding sequence ATGAAAAAATTATCCATCATCTTAACTTTAACCTTATCTACCCTAATCTTGCAAGGCTGTGTTCATAAAGTCGTCACCACCCCTGCCAAAGTTGCCTACAAGACCACCAAAGGCGTGGTTAAAGGCACGGCAAAAGTGGTTGGGGCGGTCATTCTTGATGGCGACAAAAAAGACAGCAAAGATGATGATTAA
- a CDS encoding helix-turn-helix domain-containing protein yields MAKYTTDFKLSVIGYYLNHHGYKQTAKHFNLNHTTVELWVKLYQAHGIDGIKRRHTKAVYDTDFKLNAVQAIQQGKSLTQLAIELNLPQPSLLSTWLKSYQAFGIMGLIPKPKGKKAMSNKHNANKTKSTWKTKQDHEKSVDDLLDELAYLRAENDYLKKLDALIRQKEQSVQTKNKS; encoded by the coding sequence ATGGCAAAATACACAACCGACTTTAAACTGTCTGTGATTGGGTATTATCTTAATCATCATGGCTACAAACAAACCGCCAAACACTTTAATCTAAACCACACAACCGTAGAGCTATGGGTTAAACTCTATCAAGCACATGGCATTGATGGCATAAAAAGACGACACACAAAGGCTGTCTATGACACAGATTTTAAGCTTAATGCCGTTCAAGCCATACAACAGGGCAAATCGCTTACACAACTTGCCATAGAGCTTAATCTGCCACAACCTTCTTTACTGTCAACTTGGTTAAAGTCCTACCAAGCCTTTGGTATAATGGGACTAATACCCAAACCCAAAGGCAAAAAAGCAATGTCAAACAAACACAACGCTAATAAAACCAAATCAACTTGGAAAACCAAACAAGACCACGAAAAAAGTGTGGATGATTTGCTTGATGAACTTGCCTATCTTAGAGCAGAGAATGACTATCTAAAAAAGCTAGATGCCTTAATTCGTCAAAAGGAACAATCAGTACAAACAAAGAACAAGTCCTGA
- a CDS encoding ABC transporter permease codes for MNILKKLTPAQLIGLVILVVLLGFAYGSPLVRPYDMALQNLDVILSAPSGEHPFGTDHLGRDMMARLASAIRLSFSLIIGSVGVSLIFGLLFGLLAGIFGGILDKFFNFICDCIMALPGLLFILLFASIAPNSFWSLYLGVSLVMWVEFFKMTRAMSLNLRKSSEVQASTLMDMGLWYIIKRHYLPRLAPVMWTLSAFGAGNAVLALATLGFVNVGLKPPTAELGLMMTELFPYYYEAPLVFFLPIITVFLLVLSFQLLSGKQDG; via the coding sequence ATGAACATACTAAAAAAACTCACGCCTGCTCAGCTTATCGGACTTGTCATCTTAGTGGTACTACTTGGCTTTGCCTATGGCAGTCCGCTCGTACGTCCCTATGACATGGCACTGCAAAACCTAGATGTTATCCTATCTGCCCCCAGTGGCGAACATCCCTTTGGCACCGACCATTTGGGGCGTGATATGATGGCACGGTTGGCGTCCGCCATTCGCCTGTCTTTCTCGCTCATTATCGGCTCGGTGGGGGTGTCGCTCATCTTTGGGCTACTGTTTGGCTTGCTGGCGGGGATTTTTGGGGGGATTTTGGATAAGTTTTTTAACTTTATCTGTGATTGTATCATGGCATTGCCTGGTTTATTGTTTATCCTGCTGTTTGCATCTATCGCCCCTAACAGTTTTTGGTCGCTGTATCTGGGCGTGTCGCTGGTCATGTGGGTGGAGTTTTTTAAGATGACCCGTGCGATGAGCCTAAACCTACGCAAATCAAGCGAAGTACAAGCCAGTACACTCATGGACATGGGGCTGTGGTACATCATCAAACGCCACTATCTGCCACGGCTCGCCCCTGTCATGTGGACGCTCTCGGCATTTGGGGCGGGTAATGCGGTGCTAGCCCTTGCCACGCTCGGCTTTGTCAATGTCGGTCTTAAACCACCGACCGCCGAGCTGGGTCTGATGATGACCGAACTATTTCCTTATTATTATGAAGCTCCTTTGGTGTTCTTTTTGCCGATTATCACCGTGTTTTTACTCGTGCTTTCTTTTCAATTATTATCAGGCAAACAGGACGGCTAA
- the recD gene encoding exodeoxyribonuclease V subunit alpha produces MNTPYQNNIAQYLTRRMQDNANWYHETGRIDDFVFNTADETIFCLIHFVISQLLHDGHTVLVLKKHDDINNNQNTVYDKLSPWQLSVLHPVMSLISDKVGDELDFNAIFGRIDELSNDKTALAHYIHHTQHDLKERYYRHSIITKSHSHQSDEQVVAQLGELMICALRFYYVTSITLGRDFDEFIKRLHASPFFVHGYDERADGAVVFYHDDDTLYLWLGRSYQAERELLSAIHEIRHSPIHALDLPINPSLNPEQQQAIRQVASEPFSIITGGPGTGKTFTVAQIVLALHHALSDVGGELSLALVAPTGKASQRMAESLQNALSGSQTNIVLPEPMTIHRLLGIGMSGTPRYHASNPLPYELIIVDEASMLGTELARHLLCAVKRGARIILLGDAHQLSAVDAGAVLADLCRIPSLMTTRTHLVVSNRFSKDSGIGRLAELVNQPENIAFDKLTALIHQESHLSWTDIAFLTAQPSFLRQQFYKNIADEYMTSDGFFALTKTLKKQFATYSDDEKQKQLKTLNERFNQYRILTASHIGSCGDELINGFIESLHRDYLKLPTVKSPWYHGRPVMILKNRYDLGLFNGDIGICLQSGKRGHELSVYFGDSVKGLPINMLDGDIATTAYAMTVHKSQGSEFEKVAVVFNDDNERLLSKELIYTAITRAKTKVAIYSTEQALLKAVNTPTIRQTGLLVHDDIKSGVDLK; encoded by the coding sequence ATGAATACCCCCTATCAAAACAACATCGCCCAATATCTCACCAGACGCATGCAGGATAATGCTAACTGGTATCATGAGACAGGGCGTATTGATGACTTTGTATTTAATACGGCTGATGAGACGATATTTTGTTTGATTCATTTTGTCATCAGTCAGTTATTACATGACGGGCATACGGTGCTAGTATTAAAGAAGCATGATGATATTAACAATAATCAAAATACCGTCTATGATAAATTAAGCCCGTGGCAATTGTCAGTATTACATCCCGTGATGTCGCTAATTAGCGATAAAGTGGGGGATGAGTTGGATTTTAATGCTATTTTTGGGCGTATTGATGAATTATCAAATGATAAAACGGCTTTGGCTCATTATATCCATCACACCCAACACGACCTAAAAGAGCGGTATTATCGGCACAGTATCATCACCAAAAGCCACAGTCATCAGTCAGATGAGCAGGTGGTGGCACAGCTTGGCGAGCTGATGATTTGTGCGTTGCGTTTTTATTATGTGACGAGTATTACGCTGGGTCGGGATTTTGATGAGTTTATCAAGCGATTGCACGCCAGCCCCTTTTTTGTTCATGGCTATGATGAGCGAGCGGATGGGGCGGTGGTGTTTTATCATGATGATGACACGCTGTATCTGTGGCTTGGTCGCAGTTATCAGGCGGAGCGTGAGCTGTTGTCCGCCATTCATGAGATTCGCCACAGTCCCATCCACGCCCTAGATTTGCCCATCAACCCATCGCTAAACCCCGAGCAACAGCAAGCCATCAGACAGGTGGCGAGCGAGCCATTTAGTATCATCACGGGCGGGCCGGGGACGGGCAAGACTTTTACGGTCGCACAGATTGTACTGGCGTTGCACCATGCCCTGTCAGATGTGGGCGGAGAGCTGAGTTTGGCACTGGTCGCCCCCACGGGCAAGGCGTCACAGCGTATGGCGGAGTCGCTTCAAAATGCACTCTCGGGCAGTCAGACCAATATCGTCCTGCCCGAGCCGATGACCATCCATCGTCTGCTTGGCATTGGCATGAGTGGCACACCCCGCTACCATGCGTCAAACCCACTGCCGTATGAGCTGATTATCGTGGATGAAGCGTCCATGCTTGGCACGGAGCTGGCACGTCATCTGCTCTGTGCCGTCAAGCGTGGGGCTAGGATTATCCTACTTGGCGACGCTCATCAGCTCTCGGCGGTGGACGCAGGGGCGGTGCTGGCGGACTTGTGTCGCATACCGAGCTTGATGACGACACGCACGCATTTGGTCGTATCCAACCGTTTTTCTAAGGATTCGGGCATTGGGCGTTTGGCAGAGCTTGTCAATCAACCGGAGAATATCGCCTTTGACAAGCTCACCGCACTCATTCATCAAGAAAGCCATCTGTCATGGACGGACATTGCCTTTTTAACAGCACAGCCGTCATTTTTGCGACAGCAGTTTTATAAAAACATCGCTGATGAATATATGACATCTGACGGCTTTTTTGCTTTAACCAAAACATTAAAAAAGCAGTTTGCCACATATAGTGATGATGAAAAACAAAAACAGCTAAAAACATTAAATGAGCGGTTTAATCAATATCGCATTTTGACCGCATCGCATATTGGTAGTTGTGGTGATGAGTTGATTAATGGCTTTATTGAATCATTACACCGTGATTATTTAAAACTGCCCACGGTAAAATCGCCTTGGTATCATGGTCGCCCTGTGATGATATTAAAAAATCGCTATGATTTGGGATTGTTTAATGGCGATATTGGCATTTGCTTGCAAAGTGGCAAACGGGGTCATGAATTATCGGTGTATTTTGGTGATTCGGTAAAAGGCTTGCCGATTAATATGCTAGACGGCGATATTGCCACGACCGCCTATGCGATGACTGTGCATAAATCACAGGGGTCGGAATTTGAAAAAGTCGCTGTGGTTTTTAATGACGATAACGAGCGTTTGTTATCCAAAGAGCTGATTTATACCGCCATTACCCGTGCCAAAACCAAAGTAGCGATATACAGCACCGAGCAGGCGTTATTAAAAGCGGTCAACACCCCAACAATCCGCCAAACAGGATTATTAGTACATGATGACATAAAAAGTGGGGTGGATTTAAAATAA
- a CDS encoding ABC transporter permease — translation MLKLLTSRLIQLLLVVWSVGTLTFVLMRSLPGDMAYRIAASRYGYDQVTASSADQVRAELGLDLPWYEQYIAWFGDLLRLDLGNSLVSGASVWDEIAHQFGHTLSLALVALVISLIIAPPIGILSALRPNGVFDRFTLFIATLLRSAPAFIIGVLLITIFAVQLKWLPAIGYGKPINYVLPALTLALGLSAVSIRVSRNAALSVFSATYYEFAKLKGLTPWQAFRRHGVRNLAIPIVAYHGVQLIYLIEGVVIVESLFAWPGIGHALVHAIIARDIPMIQGSALVMGALFVVLNTVLDIINRLIDPRFGVQ, via the coding sequence ATGCTAAAACTACTCACATCACGGCTTATCCAACTGCTCTTGGTCGTTTGGTCGGTCGGCACCTTGACCTTTGTTCTGATGCGAAGCCTGCCCGGCGACATGGCATATCGTATCGCTGCATCTCGCTATGGCTACGACCAAGTAACCGCAAGCTCTGCCGACCAAGTACGAGCCGAGCTCGGGCTTGATTTGCCGTGGTATGAGCAGTATATAGCATGGTTTGGCGACCTGCTTCGCTTGGATTTAGGTAATTCGCTCGTCAGTGGGGCAAGCGTGTGGGACGAGATAGCCCACCAGTTTGGACACACGCTGTCGCTGGCTTTGGTTGCTTTGGTCATCTCACTCATCATCGCCCCACCGATAGGCATACTCTCCGCCCTGCGACCTAATGGCGTCTTTGACCGTTTTACCTTATTTATCGCCACCTTGCTCCGCTCTGCCCCTGCCTTTATCATTGGCGTGCTACTCATTACCATTTTTGCGGTGCAATTAAAATGGCTACCTGCTATCGGCTACGGCAAACCGATTAACTACGTCTTACCTGCTCTCACGCTTGCCTTGGGTCTGTCGGCAGTGTCCATTCGGGTCAGTCGTAATGCGGCGTTGTCGGTGTTTAGTGCCACTTATTATGAATTTGCCAAATTAAAAGGGCTAACCCCTTGGCAAGCATTTAGACGGCATGGCGTGCGTAACCTTGCCATTCCCATTGTTGCTTATCATGGTGTACAGCTTATTTATCTCATCGAAGGCGTGGTTATCGTGGAGAGCCTGTTTGCATGGCCGGGTATCGGTCATGCCCTAGTCCATGCTATCATCGCCAGAGACATACCAATGATACAAGGCTCGGCGTTGGTCATGGGGGCGTTGTTTGTCGTGCTAAATACAGTGCTTGACATCATCAATCGGCTCATAGACCCACGTTTTGGGGTGCAATAG
- a CDS encoding ATP-binding cassette domain-containing protein, protein MQNTQTSPDILIQINNLSVHTTDGATLVEPISLGIQKGQNLTILGETGSGKSLLAQAIIGALPKGLTVKGQILINGKTLHDEQGELDEHQFAKLWGRDLTMLPQEPVRSLDPTMTVFRQIWESLHFVKRADNTTAKDTTLRTLEQLSLAHAKDYYPHELSGGMAQRASFASATVSGAYMVIADEPTKGLDHTNKIAVVDMLAQVAKQGGCLLTITHDIEVANRLSGDNDLLMVMKKGKLLEQGQATDVLQNPKSDYAKELMSANPATWTKADIAPTETPLLTLKDVAISRGNKELFSGLNITLHAGQAVGLIGDSGIGKSSLGDAICGLITPSKGVMTWHTKPKRHQVLKLYQDPPSAFAQNIKLGTLIDDVVKRHNLDKSQIAPLMTALQLHPDLLHRTSESVSGGELQRIAIMRALMMKPVLLFADEVTNRLDPITQKTTLDLLTHACRTQNCTLVMVSHDHDLTRYYCDTVVDLTDYKRG, encoded by the coding sequence ATGCAAAACACCCAAACATCACCAGATATTTTAATCCAAATCAACAACTTATCCGTCCACACCACAGACGGTGCTACCTTGGTTGAGCCCATTAGCCTTGGCATACAAAAGGGACAAAATTTGACCATCTTAGGCGAGACAGGCTCGGGCAAAAGCCTACTTGCCCAAGCGATTATAGGGGCATTGCCTAAGGGCTTGACGGTCAAAGGGCAAATTCTCATCAACGGCAAAACACTCCATGACGAACAAGGCGAACTTGATGAACATCAATTTGCCAAGCTGTGGGGACGTGATTTGACCATGCTCCCCCAAGAGCCGGTGCGTTCGCTTGACCCCACCATGACGGTGTTTCGCCAGATTTGGGAGAGCCTACATTTTGTCAAACGAGCCGATAACACCACCGCCAAAGACACCACCTTACGCACCTTAGAGCAACTCTCGCTAGCCCATGCCAAAGACTACTATCCGCATGAGCTGTCAGGGGGTATGGCACAACGTGCGTCCTTTGCGTCTGCCACCGTGAGCGGGGCGTATATGGTCATCGCCGATGAACCCACCAAAGGGCTTGACCACACCAATAAAATCGCTGTCGTGGACATGCTCGCCCAAGTCGCCAAACAAGGCGGTTGCCTTTTGACTATCACGCATGACATCGAAGTGGCTAACCGCCTAAGTGGCGATAATGACCTGCTTATGGTCATGAAAAAAGGCAAACTCTTGGAGCAAGGGCAAGCCACCGACGTCCTACAAAATCCCAAATCCGACTACGCCAAAGAGCTGATGAGTGCCAACCCTGCCACATGGACAAAGGCGGACATCGCTCCCACTGAAACGCCCCTTTTGACCCTAAAAGACGTGGCTATCAGTCGTGGCAACAAAGAGCTGTTTAGTGGGCTAAACATCACGCTCCACGCAGGGCAAGCGGTGGGACTCATCGGCGATAGTGGCATTGGCAAAAGCTCGCTGGGGGACGCCATTTGCGGTCTTATCACCCCATCCAAAGGGGTGATGACATGGCACACCAAGCCCAAACGCCACCAAGTGCTAAAACTCTACCAAGACCCACCGTCCGCTTTTGCTCAAAACATCAAACTTGGCACGCTCATCGATGACGTGGTCAAACGCCACAACCTTGATAAAAGCCAAATCGCCCCGCTCATGACCGCCTTACAGCTCCACCCCGACCTACTACACCGCACGAGCGAAAGTGTCTCTGGGGGCGAGCTTCAACGCATTGCTATCATGCGAGCCTTGATGATGAAGCCTGTACTACTGTTTGCCGATGAAGTTACCAACCGCCTAGACCCCATTACCCAAAAAACCACACTAGACCTACTCACGCACGCCTGTCGCACCCAAAACTGTACGCTGGTTATGGTGAGCCACGACCACGATTTGACACGGTATTATTGTGATACGGTGGTGGATTTGACGGATTATAAAAGGGGTTGA
- a CDS encoding IS3 family transposase yields MFYYHIRQSTKPDKDLDLKEHINHIYHQHKGRYGYRRITSELNNQLAQKGMVINHKRVQRLMAKLGLKALVRRQRKFNTYKGTMGKDTIQDNILKRDFKADKPNQKWATDITEFKVQDKANDGSVIQRKLYLLYLQLTNLNFATETVLPELVEGSVSVMVRQAHHERKL; encoded by the coding sequence GTGTTTTATTACCACATTCGTCAAAGTACAAAGCCTGACAAAGACCTTGACTTAAAAGAACACATTAACCACATCTACCACCAACACAAGGGCAGGTATGGTTATCGTAGAATCACATCAGAGCTTAACAATCAGCTTGCCCAAAAAGGCATGGTCATTAATCATAAACGAGTGCAACGACTGATGGCTAAACTTGGACTCAAAGCATTGGTTCGTCGTCAACGTAAGTTTAATACTTACAAAGGCACAATGGGCAAAGATACCATTCAGGACAATATACTCAAAAGAGACTTTAAAGCAGACAAACCCAATCAAAAGTGGGCAACAGACATCACCGAGTTTAAAGTACAAGACAAGGCAAATGATGGCAGTGTCATTCAAAGAAAATTGTACTTACTGTACTTACAGCTAACAAATTTGAATTTTGCCACGGAAACCGTTCTCCCTGAGCTCGTCGAAGGGTCGGTTTCCGTCATGGTTCGACAGGCTCACCACGAACGGAAACTGTAG
- a CDS encoding NBR1-Ig-like domain-containing protein: MTQHKQPCPKLMSNLGVYVRQYCSQHDVSMERLASNAGLAKATLYALLDPTKDARMSQIISLARAMGVHPQILLQMKWADFDVGTINAIIPKQHFTNSTHAGKLDASAFVTEAPPDGLLIAPNTRFVKSWTIQNVGRTVWQNRFLTCQNPKTDIIYPNNQTSADYHFTPLTNQIAIPTTHPGECITLSVEFITPSTSGQYISYWKMTDEHGNYCFGDGIGLSTLILVQTLGYHNSLLIRAKS; this comes from the coding sequence ATGACCCAGCATAAGCAACCCTGCCCTAAACTCATGTCCAACTTGGGCGTTTATGTTCGTCAGTACTGCTCACAGCACGACGTTAGCATGGAACGACTGGCCAGTAACGCTGGGCTTGCCAAAGCCACACTCTATGCCTTATTAGACCCTACCAAAGATGCCCGCATGAGTCAAATCATCAGTCTGGCACGGGCGATGGGCGTACACCCACAGATATTATTGCAGATGAAATGGGCGGATTTTGATGTTGGCACGATTAATGCCATCATTCCAAAACAGCACTTTACCAACAGCACTCATGCAGGCAAATTAGATGCCAGTGCTTTTGTTACCGAAGCACCGCCTGATGGTCTGCTCATCGCTCCCAACACCCGATTTGTCAAAAGCTGGACGATTCAAAATGTGGGACGCACCGTGTGGCAAAATCGTTTTTTGACCTGTCAAAACCCCAAAACAGACATTATCTATCCCAACAATCAAACATCTGCCGACTATCATTTCACACCCCTAACCAATCAAATCGCCATCCCCACAACACACCCTGGCGAATGTATCACACTCTCAGTTGAATTCATCACGCCCAGCACATCAGGGCAATACATCTCTTATTGGAAGATGACCGATGAGCATGGCAATTATTGTTTTGGCGATGGCATCGGCTTATCCACGCTAATCTTGGTGCAGACTTTGGGGTATCACAACTCATTACTCATCAGAGCTAAAAGCTGA
- the argJ gene encoding bifunctional glutamate N-acetyltransferase/amino-acid acetyltransferase ArgJ produces MPVGDVSLVPLLPVDGVKIGICEAGVRYANRRDLTVFEIDDGASVAVVTTQNYFVAAPVQVVRKHIQTHTPRYLLINTGNANAGTGQDGLDRALATCQALADKTGVNACEVLPYSTGVIGETLPSERIIAGLDKALADLTADNWLNAAHSIMTTDTTPKGHSVQTTIDGKTYTVTGISKGAGMIRPNMATMLGFVATDAHISPELLQKILVDLTNQSFNRITIDGDTSTNDCCTLIATGKVGDLINSENHAHYRAIYQAIKEVMLKIAQLIVRDGEGATKFITVKVTGGKTTDDCAKVAYAVAHSPLVKTAFFASDPNWGRILAAVGYAGVPFDQSRVSVSLDEIAICQRGGLADGYTEEQGQAVMSRPEITVSIDLEQGDCTDTVYTCDLSHEYVSINADYRS; encoded by the coding sequence ATGCCAGTCGGTGATGTTAGTCTTGTGCCATTGTTGCCCGTTGATGGCGTAAAAATCGGTATTTGTGAAGCAGGTGTCCGCTATGCAAACCGCCGTGATTTGACGGTGTTTGAGATAGATGATGGGGCGAGCGTGGCGGTCGTTACCACGCAAAACTACTTTGTGGCAGCTCCCGTGCAAGTGGTGCGTAAACACATCCAAACGCACACACCACGCTATCTACTTATCAATACAGGTAACGCCAATGCAGGCACGGGGCAGGACGGCTTGGATAGGGCGTTGGCGACTTGTCAAGCGTTGGCGGACAAAACAGGTGTGAATGCGTGCGAGGTGCTACCATACTCCACGGGTGTGATAGGCGAAACTTTGCCAAGCGAGCGGATTATCGCAGGGCTTGATAAGGCGTTGGCGGACTTGACAGCGGATAACTGGCTAAACGCTGCCCACAGTATCATGACGACCGACACCACCCCCAAAGGGCATAGCGTGCAGACCACGATAGATGGTAAGACCTACACAGTAACGGGTATCAGTAAAGGGGCAGGCATGATACGCCCGAACATGGCGACCATGCTGGGCTTTGTGGCGACAGACGCTCACATTAGCCCAGAATTGCTCCAAAAAATCTTGGTGGACTTAACCAATCAATCCTTTAACCGCATTACCATTGACGGCGATACGTCCACCAATGACTGCTGTACACTTATCGCCACAGGCAAAGTGGGGGATTTGATAAACAGCGAAAACCACGCCCATTATCGAGCCATTTATCAAGCCATCAAAGAAGTAATGCTAAAAATCGCCCAGCTCATCGTGCGAGACGGCGAAGGGGCGACCAAATTTATCACGGTCAAGGTAACAGGCGGTAAGACCACGGACGACTGTGCCAAAGTCGCCTATGCGGTGGCTCATTCGCCCCTTGTCAAGACGGCATTTTTTGCGTCCGACCCGAACTGGGGGCGGATTTTGGCAGCGGTGGGTTATGCGGGCGTGCCATTTGACCAAAGCCGTGTGAGTGTATCGCTCGACGAGATTGCTATTTGTCAGCGTGGCGGACTGGCGGACGGTTATACCGAAGAGCAGGGGCAAGCGGTCATGAGTCGCCCTGAGATAACGGTCAGTATTGATTTAGAGCAGGGCGATTGCACCGATACGGTCTATACTTGCGATTTGTCGCATGAATATGTGAGTATCAATGCGGACTATCGTTCATAA